In Nonomuraea sp. NBC_00507, the following are encoded in one genomic region:
- a CDS encoding SLC13 family permease yields the protein MDSGGPRTDVDQALLGHATYRSLGEQKLSAPEERFEKARRTTGMWLAPLITVVFLLLPLGMDGKQQTLAAVLLGVIVLWITEPVPIPVGGLIGVGAIVLLGVVSAADALAPFGSPTIFTFIGAFILAQAMLKQGLARRFAFRILSMAGVGRSTFRLVVAFGVITCLLSAFVSNTATVAMLLPTALGMLAVIAKLLQDRGLVAADFNPLRLRVGAALVLMLAYGASVGGLLTPVGTPPNLIGRGLIEEATGQRISFAQWMITALPICALMFVALAAVLLLLNRPEIRRIEGVEEYVHAERAGLGKLSRAEKNTLVAFGITVFLWIFPGVIALFAGTESALYTTISGRLNEGIVAVLGAALLFVLPTDWGKREFTLNWSDAARIDWGTIVLFGTGIIFGSLLEDTGLAKTIGSSAASALGLASVFGITAFAVVLAVVVSETTSNTASAAVVVPIIIPIAIAAGVNPFVPALAATFAASFGFMLPVSTPQNAIAYGSGVVPITTMIRSGISFDILGAILIIVLLPLLIGLTGIGG from the coding sequence ATGGACTCCGGCGGCCCCCGCACCGACGTCGACCAGGCCCTGCTGGGCCACGCCACCTACCGCAGCCTCGGCGAGCAGAAACTGTCGGCGCCTGAGGAGAGATTCGAGAAAGCCAGACGCACTACAGGCATGTGGCTCGCGCCGTTGATCACGGTGGTGTTCCTGCTGCTGCCCCTCGGCATGGACGGTAAGCAGCAGACGCTGGCGGCCGTCCTGCTCGGCGTCATCGTGTTATGGATCACCGAGCCGGTGCCCATCCCGGTCGGCGGTCTCATCGGCGTCGGCGCGATCGTGCTGCTCGGGGTGGTGTCCGCGGCGGACGCGCTGGCGCCCTTCGGCTCCCCCACCATCTTCACGTTCATCGGGGCGTTCATCCTGGCGCAGGCGATGCTCAAGCAGGGCCTCGCGCGCCGCTTCGCCTTCCGCATCCTGTCGATGGCCGGGGTGGGCCGCTCGACGTTCCGCCTGGTCGTCGCCTTCGGTGTCATCACATGCCTGCTGTCCGCGTTCGTCTCCAACACCGCCACCGTGGCGATGTTGCTGCCCACCGCGCTCGGCATGCTCGCGGTCATCGCCAAGCTGCTGCAGGACCGCGGGCTGGTGGCTGCCGACTTCAACCCGCTGCGGCTGCGGGTCGGCGCCGCGCTCGTCCTGATGCTCGCGTACGGGGCCAGCGTCGGCGGCCTGCTCACCCCGGTCGGCACCCCGCCCAACCTGATCGGCCGCGGCCTCATCGAGGAGGCCACCGGGCAGCGCATCTCCTTCGCCCAGTGGATGATCACCGCGCTGCCGATCTGCGCGCTCATGTTCGTCGCGCTCGCGGCCGTGCTGCTGCTGCTCAACCGGCCGGAGATCCGCAGGATCGAGGGCGTCGAGGAGTACGTGCACGCCGAGCGGGCCGGCCTGGGCAAGCTGTCGCGCGCCGAGAAGAACACGCTCGTGGCCTTCGGCATCACCGTGTTTCTGTGGATCTTCCCGGGTGTGATCGCGTTGTTCGCCGGCACGGAGTCGGCCCTCTACACGACGATCAGCGGCCGGCTCAACGAGGGCATCGTGGCGGTGCTCGGCGCGGCCCTGCTGTTCGTGTTGCCGACCGACTGGGGCAAACGCGAGTTCACGCTCAACTGGAGCGACGCCGCCCGCATCGACTGGGGCACGATCGTGTTGTTCGGCACCGGCATCATCTTCGGGTCCCTGCTCGAGGACACCGGCCTGGCCAAGACCATCGGCTCCTCCGCGGCCTCGGCGCTGGGGCTGGCCAGCGTGTTCGGTATCACCGCGTTCGCCGTGGTGCTCGCTGTGGTGGTCTCGGAGACCACCAGCAACACGGCCTCCGCGGCCGTCGTGGTGCCGATCATCATCCCGATCGCGATCGCCGCCGGGGTGAACCCGTTCGTGCCCGCGCTGGCGGCGACGTTCGCGGCGTCGTTCGGGTTCATGTTGCCGGTCTCGACGCCGCAGAACGCCATCGCCTACGGGTCGGGCGTGGTGCCGATCACCACGATGATCCGCTCGGGCATCAGCTTCGACATCCTCGGCGCCATCCTGATCATTGTGCTCCTGCCCCTGCTGATCGGCCTGACCGGCATCGGAGGCTGA
- a CDS encoding DUF6055 domain-containing protein codes for MRRLRAATIALVMLLGTLFLAPPPASATSALLAKTVYIPSRWQSTGEVPWVQARTKESANFILLWGDQSGTDPRNAPTQYRFDPDNILGQLESLYGFYVNTMKFTPETGLLAQHKIIVIITRTWSNAPLDAWATGGSTDGRVGVINIAPGAAQPGSWGLAHELAHVFQNYTFLGRSGYGFTHPSAGTFWEASAEFMAMQVYPKTAAGDLTRFIRTENLAYSSSRHHYGAWMLAQYIKDRDGLAMFNRMWNEARNTEHPLETYRRIGGIDQAELNRRLGEYAQRNVTWDYSNRADFMPFINSLYPFVTAYNGVNVEAVNASAGHFRISDALAPSDYGYNKIRLVPSSDGALIRMRFRGHVNAGAQSGWSYGFVAVRNGVPRYGPIHSSSNGEVTFQTQPGERDVYLVVLGAPATVHKYAFLDGYPKNYRYPYQFRLQGATPWGFEPGHVKPPAPGNGHWHSNGGGWVDNRANVAATAYVGPRAAVYGNSTVSGNARIEDLAWVNSGATVSGSAVVKNSALVQGGANLSGSVVIGGDAEPATACGSGTYLMFNPDRRCDGGAGETDVNPPHPIFSDNDLAFGTGGGDPTPTPVNLAANATPSASYTSPWETVAAINDGDVPSPRWGTWPETGTQWAELTWSSTQTIKSAEVYFFDDGGGVRVPASWKLQYWNGSAYVDVASPSGYPVAVGTYNPVTFTAVSTTRLRVVLQSGQASVGLLEVRAFG; via the coding sequence GTGAGACGATTGCGGGCGGCGACGATCGCCCTTGTCATGCTCCTCGGCACGTTATTCCTCGCCCCGCCACCGGCGTCGGCGACCAGCGCGCTCCTGGCCAAGACGGTCTACATCCCGTCCCGCTGGCAGAGCACCGGCGAGGTGCCGTGGGTGCAGGCGCGTACGAAGGAGTCGGCCAACTTCATCCTCCTGTGGGGCGACCAGTCGGGCACGGACCCGCGGAACGCGCCCACCCAATACCGCTTCGACCCCGACAACATCCTCGGCCAGCTGGAAAGCCTCTACGGCTTCTATGTGAACACCATGAAGTTCACGCCGGAGACCGGCCTCCTGGCCCAGCACAAGATCATCGTCATCATCACGAGGACCTGGTCGAACGCGCCCCTGGACGCGTGGGCGACCGGTGGCTCGACCGACGGCAGGGTCGGCGTCATCAACATCGCCCCCGGAGCCGCCCAGCCCGGATCCTGGGGCCTGGCCCACGAGCTGGCGCACGTGTTCCAGAACTACACCTTCCTCGGCCGCTCCGGATACGGGTTCACGCACCCGAGCGCGGGGACGTTCTGGGAGGCGAGCGCCGAGTTCATGGCGATGCAGGTCTACCCGAAGACGGCCGCGGGCGACCTCACCAGGTTCATCCGCACGGAGAACCTCGCCTACAGCAGCAGTCGCCACCACTACGGCGCCTGGATGCTCGCGCAGTACATCAAGGACCGCGACGGCCTGGCCATGTTCAACCGCATGTGGAACGAGGCCAGGAACACCGAGCACCCGCTGGAGACCTACCGCCGCATCGGCGGCATCGACCAGGCCGAGCTCAACCGGCGCCTCGGCGAGTACGCCCAGCGCAACGTCACCTGGGACTACTCCAACCGGGCCGACTTCATGCCGTTCATCAACAGCCTCTATCCGTTCGTCACCGCCTACAACGGCGTCAACGTGGAGGCGGTCAACGCCTCAGCCGGGCACTTCCGCATCTCCGACGCCCTCGCGCCCTCCGACTACGGCTACAACAAGATCCGCCTCGTGCCGAGCAGCGACGGCGCCCTCATCCGGATGCGCTTCCGCGGCCACGTCAACGCCGGCGCGCAGTCGGGCTGGTCGTACGGGTTCGTCGCAGTCAGGAACGGCGTCCCGCGCTACGGCCCCATCCACAGCTCCTCCAACGGCGAGGTGACCTTCCAGACCCAGCCGGGTGAGCGGGATGTCTACCTCGTGGTGCTCGGCGCCCCGGCGACCGTGCACAAGTACGCCTTCCTCGACGGCTACCCGAAGAACTACCGCTACCCGTACCAGTTCCGCCTGCAGGGCGCCACGCCGTGGGGCTTCGAGCCTGGCCACGTGAAGCCGCCGGCGCCGGGCAACGGGCACTGGCACTCCAACGGCGGCGGCTGGGTGGACAACCGGGCCAACGTGGCCGCCACCGCCTACGTCGGCCCCCGAGCCGCCGTGTACGGCAACAGCACCGTCAGCGGCAACGCCCGCATCGAGGACCTGGCCTGGGTGAACAGCGGCGCCACGGTCAGCGGCAGCGCCGTGGTCAAGAACAGCGCCCTGGTCCAGGGCGGGGCCAACCTCAGCGGCAGCGTGGTCATCGGCGGCGACGCCGAGCCCGCCACGGCCTGCGGCTCGGGGACGTACCTGATGTTCAACCCCGACCGCCGCTGCGACGGCGGCGCCGGCGAGACGGACGTGAACCCGCCGCACCCGATCTTCAGCGACAACGACCTGGCCTTCGGCACCGGCGGGGGCGACCCCACGCCGACGCCGGTCAACCTGGCGGCGAACGCGACGCCCTCGGCCTCGTACACCTCACCGTGGGAGACCGTCGCGGCGATCAACGACGGCGACGTGCCCAGCCCGCGGTGGGGCACCTGGCCCGAGACCGGGACCCAATGGGCCGAGCTGACCTGGTCCTCCACGCAGACGATCAAGTCGGCGGAGGTCTACTTCTTCGACGATGGGGGCGGGGTGCGGGTGCCCGCGTCGTGGAAGCTGCAGTACTGGAACGGCAGCGCGTACGTGGACGTGGCCAGCCCGAGCGGATACCCGGTCGCGGTCGGGACGTACAACCCGGTCACGTTCACCGCGGTCAGCACCACCCGCCTGCGGGTCGTGCTGCAGAGCGGCCAGGCCTCGGTGGGGCTGCTCGAGGTACGCGCGTTCGGCTAG
- a CDS encoding tartrate dehydrogenase yields MTTHHIAVIPGDGIGLEVTPAALEVAQAVGRRHGFGFRFTEYDWSCERHRREGTMMPPDGLRQLRGHDAIFLGAVGAPGVPDHVSLWGLLIPIRRAFRQYVNLRPVRLFQGLDSPVRAAVDLVIVRENTEGEYSEIGGRMNRGFPEEMAVQEAVFTRAGVTRVLDYAFTLAGRRKGYLTSATKSNGIVHTMPFWDELVRERAAGHPDVRWDQEHIDALCAKLVLEPARFDVIVGSNLFGDILSDLAAAVAGSIGIAPSANVNPERDFPSMFEPVHGSAPDIAGRGVANPIGAIWSAAMMLEHLGHPEAAEEVVTAIAAVLAKGEVRTRDLGGTASTEEFTRAVLELC; encoded by the coding sequence ATGACGACGCATCACATCGCGGTCATTCCGGGCGACGGCATCGGCCTCGAGGTCACCCCGGCGGCCCTGGAAGTGGCGCAGGCGGTGGGCCGGCGTCACGGCTTCGGCTTCCGGTTCACCGAGTACGACTGGTCGTGCGAACGCCATCGGCGCGAGGGCACCATGATGCCCCCCGACGGCCTGCGACAGCTGCGCGGCCACGACGCCATCTTCCTCGGCGCGGTCGGCGCCCCCGGCGTGCCCGACCACGTCTCGCTCTGGGGTCTGCTCATCCCGATCCGCCGCGCTTTCCGCCAATACGTGAACCTCAGGCCGGTCCGCCTCTTCCAGGGCCTCGACAGCCCCGTGCGCGCGGCGGTCGACCTGGTGATCGTCAGGGAGAACACCGAAGGCGAATACAGCGAGATCGGCGGCCGGATGAACCGCGGCTTCCCCGAGGAGATGGCGGTCCAGGAAGCCGTGTTCACCCGCGCGGGCGTGACCCGCGTGCTGGACTACGCCTTCACCCTCGCCGGCCGCCGCAAGGGCTACCTAACCTCCGCCACCAAGTCCAACGGCATCGTGCACACGATGCCGTTCTGGGACGAGTTGGTCAGGGAACGCGCGGCCGGCCATCCGGACGTGCGCTGGGACCAGGAGCACATCGACGCGCTCTGCGCCAAGCTGGTCCTGGAGCCGGCGCGGTTCGACGTGATCGTCGGCTCGAACCTGTTCGGCGACATCCTCAGCGATCTGGCCGCCGCGGTCGCGGGCAGCATCGGGATCGCCCCGTCCGCCAACGTCAACCCCGAGCGGGACTTCCCGTCGATGTTCGAGCCCGTGCACGGCTCGGCGCCGGACATCGCCGGCCGTGGCGTGGCCAACCCGATCGGCGCCATCTGGTCGGCCGCCATGATGCTGGAGCACCTCGGGCATCCCGAGGCGGCCGAGGAGGTGGTGACGGCCATCGCGGCAGTCCTGGCCAAGGGCGAGGTCCGTACGCGCGACCTCGGTGGCACGGCGAGCACCGAGGAGTTCACCCGCGCGGTGCTGGAGCTCTGCTGA
- a CDS encoding BtrH N-terminal domain-containing protein: protein MTDHKHLKHRVRERMAKTGESYTTAHRHVTARAERHHHESALLLRVLGGGYSEAMLLGLGGGIGFMYFVFEYAGHAPMLTIVAQAHPEPMIPRALDRAGIPYESRQTGSPKVAERHLRAALDAGRQPICRVGRYQLPWRPDLPFPDPVDVVVTGISGDTVHVHDDEPGELPLADFMAAWSAIKKSKHHLIEVTGPATGAPDVTGAIKDTIAKLTGPVLGNSFDVNFGLPGMRKLAAQLADTTGKQGWTRRFGDDRGPVLDRLRDCLEVEYTTTGATRPLYADFLTETGHAEAAAVYREAGRQWSRVASARTSFPELAELVTEAVRLEETGVEALRQV from the coding sequence ATGACCGATCACAAGCACCTCAAGCACCGCGTACGCGAGCGCATGGCCAAGACCGGCGAGTCCTACACCACCGCCCACCGCCACGTCACCGCCCGCGCCGAGCGCCACCACCACGAGTCGGCGCTGCTGCTGCGCGTGCTGGGTGGCGGCTACTCCGAGGCCATGCTGCTGGGGCTCGGCGGCGGCATCGGGTTCATGTACTTCGTCTTCGAGTACGCCGGCCACGCCCCGATGCTCACGATCGTGGCCCAGGCACATCCCGAGCCGATGATCCCGCGGGCCCTGGACCGGGCCGGCATCCCGTACGAGAGCCGCCAGACCGGCTCCCCCAAGGTCGCCGAACGGCACCTGCGGGCCGCGCTCGACGCCGGCCGGCAGCCGATCTGCCGGGTGGGCCGCTACCAGCTGCCGTGGCGGCCGGACCTGCCGTTCCCCGACCCGGTCGACGTCGTGGTGACCGGCATCAGTGGCGACACCGTGCACGTGCACGACGACGAGCCCGGCGAGCTGCCGCTGGCCGACTTCATGGCGGCCTGGTCGGCGATCAAAAAGTCGAAGCACCACCTCATCGAGGTCACCGGGCCCGCGACCGGGGCGCCCGACGTGACCGGCGCGATCAAGGACACCATCGCCAAGCTGACCGGTCCGGTGCTGGGCAACAGCTTCGACGTCAACTTCGGGCTGCCGGGCATGCGCAAGCTGGCCGCGCAGCTCGCCGACACCACCGGCAAGCAGGGCTGGACCCGCCGGTTCGGGGACGATCGCGGGCCGGTGCTCGACCGGCTGCGGGACTGCCTGGAGGTCGAGTACACCACGACCGGCGCCACCCGGCCGCTCTACGCCGACTTCCTGACCGAGACCGGGCACGCCGAGGCGGCGGCCGTCTACCGGGAGGCGGGCAGGCAGTGGTCGCGCGTCGCATCGGCCCGCACGTCGTTCCCTGAGCTTGCCGAGCTCGTGACGGAGGCGGTACGCCTCGAGGAGACCGGCGTGGAGGCGTTGCGGCAGGTCTGA
- a CDS encoding PPOX class F420-dependent oxidoreductase encodes MAPNIATARRVELPELLEFLRLRHHGLLSTTRTDGRPQLSPVSCGVDDGGRIVVSTYPDRAKARNARRDDRVSICVLSDDWNGPYVQVDGHAEVLDMPEALDGLVEYYRCIAGEHPDWDEYREAMRRQDKSLIRIHIDRWGPIATGGFPARLVSQD; translated from the coding sequence ATGGCTCCGAACATCGCGACCGCGCGCCGCGTCGAACTGCCCGAACTCCTCGAGTTCCTCCGCCTCAGGCACCATGGCCTGCTGTCGACCACCCGCACGGATGGGCGGCCGCAGTTGTCGCCGGTCTCCTGCGGAGTCGACGACGGCGGCCGGATCGTGGTCTCCACCTATCCCGACCGTGCCAAGGCACGCAACGCCCGCCGGGACGACCGGGTGTCGATCTGCGTGTTGTCCGACGACTGGAACGGCCCGTACGTCCAGGTGGACGGGCACGCTGAGGTGCTCGACATGCCCGAGGCCCTTGACGGGCTCGTCGAGTACTACCGCTGCATCGCCGGCGAGCACCCGGACTGGGATGAATACCGCGAGGCCATGCGGCGCCAGGACAAGTCGCTGATCCGCATCCACATCGACCGCTGGGGCCCGATCGCGACCGGCGGTTTCCCGGCGCGTCTGGTGTCCCAGGACTGA
- a CDS encoding anthrone oxygenase family protein yields MLILALVTLVLHGALAGLFYTFSMSVMPGLNAIAPAQAEEAMRSINRKILNPWLYIPFLGSPLAALAAGLLAGAPAAVWFFAAAAVGFVGSFLVTVAINVPMNNAVNAGTMAWKDYSRRWTAWNTLRAVASFISLVLVGIGLAGGL; encoded by the coding sequence ATGTTGATACTCGCTCTGGTCACCCTCGTCTTACACGGCGCCCTCGCCGGACTCTTCTACACCTTCTCGATGTCCGTGATGCCGGGCCTGAACGCCATCGCACCCGCCCAGGCCGAGGAGGCGATGCGGAGCATCAATCGGAAAATCCTCAACCCGTGGCTCTACATCCCGTTCCTCGGCTCGCCGCTCGCGGCGCTGGCGGCCGGGCTCCTCGCGGGCGCTCCGGCCGCGGTGTGGTTCTTCGCGGCCGCCGCGGTGGGCTTCGTCGGCTCGTTCCTGGTCACGGTGGCGATCAACGTGCCGATGAACAACGCCGTCAACGCCGGCACGATGGCGTGGAAGGACTACTCGCGGCGGTGGACGGCCTGGAACACGCTGCGGGCCGTGGCGTCCTTCATCAGCCTCGTCCTGGTCGGAATCGGCCTGGCAGGCGGCCTCTAG
- a CDS encoding LysR family transcriptional regulator produces MDVRQLEYFLAVVDHGGFNKGARALFMAQPSLSQAIRTLEKDLGSQLFHRIGRRVVLTDAGRALIEPARQVVRSLEAARASVDSVEGVVRGRVVIASMPSPAVEPLSSMISRFCARHPGVEVVIKGAPVPQAVIELVRTGVTELGLLSAWEPPTVADVTLHPVEEQRFVLVAPPDGPFAPARSLPRTRLAGQRLIVGEHGTGLRRLVEEIRASGVDLSIAVESEHREVVLPLVLKGVGIGVLAEAWRPLAERAGALVFELDPPASLHLALVSRKGWLTPAATEFLDLALSY; encoded by the coding sequence ATGGACGTCCGGCAGCTCGAGTATTTTCTGGCCGTCGTCGATCACGGCGGCTTCAACAAGGGGGCCAGGGCGCTGTTCATGGCGCAGCCCTCCCTCTCGCAGGCGATCAGGACGCTGGAGAAGGACCTCGGCAGCCAGCTCTTCCACCGCATCGGCCGGCGCGTGGTGCTCACGGACGCGGGCCGGGCCCTCATCGAGCCGGCCAGGCAGGTCGTCCGCAGCCTCGAGGCCGCCCGCGCGAGCGTGGATTCCGTGGAGGGTGTGGTACGCGGCCGGGTCGTGATCGCCTCGATGCCGTCGCCCGCGGTGGAGCCGCTCAGCAGCATGATCAGCCGGTTCTGCGCCCGGCACCCGGGCGTGGAGGTGGTGATCAAGGGCGCGCCGGTGCCCCAGGCGGTGATCGAGCTGGTCCGTACGGGGGTGACGGAGCTGGGCCTGCTGTCGGCCTGGGAGCCGCCCACGGTCGCCGACGTGACGCTGCACCCCGTGGAGGAGCAGCGATTCGTGCTCGTCGCCCCGCCGGACGGCCCGTTCGCGCCGGCGCGGTCGCTGCCGCGTACCCGGCTGGCCGGGCAACGCCTGATCGTGGGTGAGCACGGCACGGGGTTACGCAGGCTGGTGGAGGAGATCCGGGCCTCCGGCGTCGACCTGTCGATCGCGGTCGAGTCGGAGCACAGGGAAGTGGTCCTGCCGCTGGTGCTGAAGGGTGTCGGGATCGGCGTGCTGGCCGAGGCGTGGCGCCCGCTGGCCGAGCGGGCGGGGGCGCTGGTGTTCGAGCTGGATCCGCCCGCGTCGCTGCACCTGGCGCTGGTCAGCAGGAAGGGCTGGCTCACCCCGGCGGCCACCGAGTTCCTGGACCTCGCGCTCTCGTATTGA